In Pseudoduganella albidiflava, a single window of DNA contains:
- a CDS encoding flavin reductase family protein, with protein MYQELDPSKAYRLLESGPVLLVTTGGGTRRNVMTMGFHMMVQHEPPLVACVIGPWDHSYDTLQATGECVLAVPTVDLAEAVTKIGNCSGVNVDKFTGFGLTAQRAKTVAAPLIRECIANLECRVADTAMVERYNLFILEVTRIRIDTARAERRLIHHAGDGTFIADGETVDMRQHMTRWRYLMDD; from the coding sequence ATGTACCAGGAACTCGACCCCTCGAAAGCCTACCGCCTGCTCGAATCCGGCCCCGTGCTGCTGGTCACGACCGGCGGCGGCACGCGGCGCAACGTGATGACGATGGGCTTTCACATGATGGTGCAGCACGAGCCGCCGCTGGTGGCCTGCGTGATCGGGCCGTGGGACCACAGTTACGACACCTTGCAGGCCACCGGCGAATGCGTGCTTGCCGTGCCCACCGTGGACCTGGCCGAAGCGGTCACGAAGATCGGCAACTGCTCCGGGGTGAACGTGGACAAGTTCACCGGGTTCGGCCTCACCGCGCAGCGCGCGAAGACGGTGGCGGCGCCGCTGATCCGCGAGTGTATCGCGAACCTGGAATGCCGCGTCGCCGACACGGCGATGGTGGAGCGCTACAACCTGTTCATCCTCGAGGTGACGCGTATCCGCATCGACACCGCCAGGGCCGAACGCCGCCTGATCCACCACGCCGGCGATGGCACATTCATCGCCGATGGCGAGACGGTCGACATGCGCCAGCACATGACGCGCTGGCGTTACCTGATGGACGACTGA
- a CDS encoding helix-turn-helix domain-containing protein, whose amino-acid sequence MPRTASVESMKDHIPGKLLRERKARTPDDIHVEIHAHAAVQEPVVVPAVPEPMLVWIVSGEPVVEERPLGGEWLAVPVRRGDFYLTTSPAPVEMRWRNTGADPFRVMHVYLGLPLLARVVKESAGKELARFALREVSGERDEVLCGLFQALHGALSGPVPAAAGFVQGVAQAITAHVVAHYECATEGRVVLRGGLPAHKLRRVLDAMHAGLAEPFDLGRLAALADLSVFHFSRVFKQATGMSPSRYFVRLRLDEARRLLADTGQSVLDIGLAVGYASPSHFAQVFREGTGSSPSAWRAAR is encoded by the coding sequence ATGCCCCGTACGGCATCGGTCGAATCGATGAAGGACCATATTCCCGGCAAGCTGCTGCGCGAGCGCAAGGCCCGCACGCCGGACGATATCCATGTCGAGATCCACGCGCACGCGGCGGTGCAGGAACCCGTGGTGGTGCCCGCGGTGCCGGAGCCGATGCTGGTGTGGATCGTCTCCGGCGAGCCGGTCGTCGAGGAGCGGCCGCTGGGCGGCGAGTGGCTGGCCGTGCCGGTACGGCGCGGGGACTTCTACCTGACCACGTCACCGGCACCGGTGGAGATGCGCTGGCGGAACACAGGCGCCGACCCGTTCCGCGTCATGCACGTCTACCTGGGCCTGCCGCTGCTGGCGCGCGTGGTCAAGGAGTCGGCCGGCAAGGAGCTGGCGCGGTTCGCGCTGCGCGAGGTGTCCGGCGAGCGCGACGAGGTATTGTGCGGCCTGTTCCAGGCCCTGCATGGCGCGCTATCGGGCCCGGTGCCCGCGGCCGCTGGCTTCGTGCAGGGCGTGGCGCAGGCCATCACCGCGCACGTGGTGGCCCACTATGAATGCGCCACCGAGGGCCGGGTGGTGCTGCGTGGCGGGCTGCCGGCGCACAAGCTGCGCCGCGTGCTCGACGCGATGCACGCCGGCCTGGCCGAGCCGTTCGACCTGGGCCGGCTGGCCGCGCTGGCCGACCTGAGCGTGTTCCACTTTTCCCGCGTGTTCAAACAGGCCACCGGCATGTCGCCATCGCGCTACTTCGTGCGGCTGCGCCTGGACGAGGCGCGCCGGCTGCTCGCCGATACCGGCCAATCCGTGCTCGATATCGGCCTTGCCGTCGGCTACGCGAGCCCCAGCCACTTTGCCCAGGTGTTCAGGGAAGGTACCGGTTCGTCGCCCAGCGCCTGGCGGGCCGCGCGGTAA
- a CDS encoding SDR family NAD(P)-dependent oxidoreductase, with protein sequence MSKFNVNEVEGKTVIVTGAASGIGRAIAEVLHARGARVIAEDIDPAVNELKREGLVPFVADVTKDGTAEQAVALAIEHFGKLDVLVNNAGRIVYKNLVDMSREDWNWQMETNVTGAFLHSREAMKAMMKQKSGAIVNIASYASYFAFPGIAAYTASKGALAQLTRTQALEAIEHGIRVNAIGVGDVVTNLLNHFREDGREFLAEHGKAAPIGRAAQPEEIAEIVAFLASDRASFIVGSVVMADGGMSVQIG encoded by the coding sequence ATGAGCAAATTCAACGTCAATGAAGTCGAAGGTAAAACCGTGATCGTCACCGGCGCGGCCAGCGGCATCGGCCGTGCCATCGCGGAAGTGCTGCATGCGCGGGGCGCACGCGTCATCGCCGAGGATATCGACCCGGCGGTCAACGAATTGAAGCGTGAAGGGCTGGTTCCTTTCGTTGCCGACGTCACGAAGGATGGCACCGCCGAGCAGGCCGTCGCGCTGGCAATCGAACATTTCGGCAAGCTCGACGTGCTGGTCAATAACGCCGGCCGCATCGTGTACAAGAACCTGGTCGACATGAGCCGCGAAGACTGGAACTGGCAGATGGAAACCAACGTGACGGGGGCCTTCTTGCACTCGCGGGAAGCCATGAAGGCGATGATGAAGCAGAAGTCCGGCGCCATCGTCAATATCGCTTCCTATGCTTCCTATTTCGCCTTCCCCGGCATTGCGGCCTATACCGCGTCGAAAGGTGCACTGGCGCAGCTGACGCGGACTCAGGCACTGGAAGCCATCGAGCACGGTATCCGCGTCAACGCGATCGGCGTCGGCGACGTGGTGACCAACCTGCTGAATCACTTCCGTGAGGACGGCCGTGAATTCCTGGCCGAGCACGGCAAGGCTGCGCCGATAGGCCGCGCCGCGCAACCGGAGGAGATCGCCGAGATCGTGGCCTTCCTGGCGTCGGATCGCGCCAGCTTCATCGTCGGCTCGGTTGTGATGGCGGATGGCGGCATGAGCGTGCAGATCGGCTAA